GTACTTACCGGCCCTGCCTCAATTCCTGTGGCGACGAGGGCTCCTACGAGGACGATGCCCGATATGGCATTAGACCCTGACATCAGCGGCGTATGCAGGATAGCTGGGACCTTTCTTATAAGCTCGAAACCGAGACATATAGAGATAAACAAGATAAAACAAAGGTATACGAGGGCATTAATTTCCATGTGTAGGGTCCTCTATTTATTAAGGTTTTTTATTGTTTCGTTGACGACAGCACCATCGTGGGTGATAAGGCATCCTTTGACGATATCGTTGTCGGTATCGAGGGCGAAGATTTTGGTTTCTTCGTCCCACAGCTCCTCGAGGAGGTTGTATATATTGCTTGAGAACATCTCGCTGGCATGTCTAGGCACTCTTCCTGGGAGGTTGCCGTATCCTATGATCTTTACGCCGTCGACGTCGACGATTTTGTCTACTTCCGACCCTTCGACGTTTCCACCGCTTTCTACTGCCATATCTATTATCACTGACCCTGGCTTCATCATCGTCACCATCTCGTTAGTCATTATCCGCGGGGCTTTCCTTCCGAAGAGCTGTGCTGTCGTTATTACGATGTCGGATTTGGCACAGACCTTAGCAATCCCCTGCCTTTGTATCTCTAGCTGTTCTGGTGTCAGTGCTTTTGCATAGCCGTCTTTGTCTTGTCCTGTCTCTCCTAGGTCGATTTTTATAAATTTTCCTCCTAGGGACTTCACTTCTTCTTCGACGACTGCTCTTGTGTCGAAAGCTTCGACTCGTGCGCCCAAGCGCTTAGCCGTTGCTATCGCCTGCAGGCCTGCTACGCCGGCGCCTATGATGAAGATTTTCGCCGGTGACAGTGTCCCTGCTGGTGTCATCATCATCGGGAATATGCTATCGAAGTTCTCTGCGGCGAGGATCACTGCGACGTATCCTGCTAGTGATGCTTGGGAGCTTATGGCGTCCATTTTCTGTGCTATCGTCGTCCGCGGTATCATCTCCATACTTATCGCGCTGATGCCGGCTTCGGCAAAGGCGTCGATGAGCGAGCTTTCGTTGAAAGGGTCTAGGTAGCTGACATGTATGCTGCCACTCTTCATAGCGGCGACCTCTTTCTGTGGAGGCTTCCTAAGGCGTATGACGATATCACCTTCGGCGAGGAGCTTCTTCTTATCGGCGACGACCTCTGCGCCGGCTTCGCGATACATCGCGTCGGTACAGTTAACGGTAGTGCCTATCCCCTCTTCGACGAGGACGGTGATACCTTTGTCGACGAGCTTGCCAACGGTGGCGGGCATCATCGCAATTCTATTTTCGCCATCGTGGCGTTCTTTTACTACTGCTATTTTCATATTATTACCTTTTATAATCTACGTACTCTTTATGATAACGTATAAGTGTCAATTCGTGAAAAGTTTTTTGTCGGAAATCGGTACGGCATTATTAACAAAGGCTCCTAGATATGACAGTGGATATGTCATAGCTTTGGGGATGTCAATCCTGTTGTATCTAAGCATCCTTTTCTTCTGCCTTCCTTGGAAGTGCACTGTAAATGCCCGCTCCTTCTTTCCGGACTTTTTCTTCTTGAAATATGGTATCATCATACCATTCTCTACGCTCCAGAATATTTTCTTATGATTTCTTCTGGAAACATACCCTTCTGCAGCGTTGATGTTATGGTCCAAGACCCCACCGATATCAAGGGTGGCATCATCGACAGCGGTATCAGCGTCGGCGACATATTCTACCAATGACGACATATCACTCAAAAACGCCGGCGTCTTGCTTTTTTCCATGATATCGCGCTTATTTTGTATATATCCGTCGTCGGAAAACGTCTTTATAATATAGTCGAGAAGAGGTTGCAGGCTTCCGTTGATAAAAGCGCTATGTCCTGAATTCTCTGAGATGGTAAGACTCCAGTCTCCTAGCTTCGACACTATGCTATCGAAATCTGTGAACAGCATACAGTCGGAGTCGAGGTGCATCGCCTGTGTTATTCCTTGCTGTTTCATCGCTGATTCCACATAAAACCACCGTGAGAAGCAGAACCTTTCGTATTCTACGCTATTGCCGGAGACGTGCTTATATACTTCACAGAAACGTCGATGTTCTGGAGTTTCGAGGTCGGCTATCTTCAGTGGCACAACGTCTAATGCTGCCAATGCTTTTCCTGGGAGGCTGTCTACTTCGTCGATGATAAGGAATATCGGCACTTTAGGGTTGAAAGCTCTGGCGCTCTCGAAAGCATTTAATAGATATCGCGGTACTGGCATCCTATGTACAAAAAATATAGCTTGTTGTTTTTTCATGACATCCTCCTGTTATGGAATACAAAGACGATACTATCTATGTTAGATTTCCTCAAGATTTTTTTCTGTTGCTTCGCAAGGGCATTATCCGTATATTTAAATTTTTATAATGCATTCAGGAGAGAAGCATGGGAAAAATTTTTACACGCGGCCTTATCGCCATAGCACCAATAGTTATCACAATAGCAGCGATAACATGGATGTATAAGATGATGGAAACGGCCTTCGCCGGATTCATAATACATTTCATCGGAGCAGAATACTACTTCAATGGCCTTGGCATCATCGTCGCCCTTATCGCCATCTTCATCATAGGCATCATCGTCAATACCATCATCATACAAAAAGTATACTCCTGGGGCGAAGGACTACTTAAGCGTATACCCCTCGTCAAGACGCTATACAACTCCATCTACGACATTATGAGTTTCTTC
This window of the Waddliaceae bacterium genome carries:
- a CDS encoding NAD(P) transhydrogenase subunit alpha encodes the protein MEINALVYLCFILFISICLGFELIRKVPAILHTPLMSGSNAISGIVLVGALVATGIEAGPVSTALGFLAVVFGTINVVGGYLVTNRMLAMFKKKKVEGEK
- a CDS encoding Re/Si-specific NAD(P)(+) transhydrogenase subunit alpha, whose translation is MKIAVVKERHDGENRIAMMPATVGKLVDKGITVLVEEGIGTTVNCTDAMYREAGAEVVADKKKLLAEGDIVIRLRKPPQKEVAAMKSGSIHVSYLDPFNESSLIDAFAEAGISAISMEMIPRTTIAQKMDAISSQASLAGYVAVILAAENFDSIFPMMMTPAGTLSPAKIFIIGAGVAGLQAIATAKRLGARVEAFDTRAVVEEEVKSLGGKFIKIDLGETGQDKDGYAKALTPEQLEIQRQGIAKVCAKSDIVITTAQLFGRKAPRIMTNEMVTMMKPGSVIIDMAVESGGNVEGSEVDKIVDVDGVKIIGYGNLPGRVPRHASEMFSSNIYNLLEELWDEETKIFALDTDNDIVKGCLITHDGAVVNETIKNLNK
- a CDS encoding DUF502 domain-containing protein; protein product: MGKIFTRGLIAIAPIVITIAAITWMYKMMETAFAGFIIHFIGAEYYFNGLGIIVALIAIFIIGIIVNTIIIQKVYSWGEGLLKRIPLVKTLYNSIYDIMSFFRTAKASEESRVVMVEVMGTRLIGIVTRETFEDLSWEKDGVNTDEEIAVFLPLSYQIGGFTVLIPRSQVKPVDMTMEEGLRFSMTAWVPGKNQ